From the genome of Phycodurus eques isolate BA_2022a chromosome 22, UOR_Pequ_1.1, whole genome shotgun sequence, one region includes:
- the grip1 gene encoding glutamate receptor-interacting protein 1 isoform X6, with product MHAGGVDEEGGHHAGADRVGRDRQGREAAGVQPEARRNRRQERPAERRRLHPLGERHQLGQVPSRRDHQSAEERGRAGAAGAVQGSGVTFKTVEVTLHKEGNSFGFVIRGGASEDRNKCRPVVIATVRSGGPADREGSIKPGDRLLSIDGIRLHGNTLAEAMSVLKQSGQEATVLLEYDVSVMDSVSSASGPLLVEVAKATGSSLGVALSSSMFCSKQVIVIDKVKPASIADRCGALYAGDHILSVDGKSMEFCSLAEATQLLSASCHNVRMEILPQHQARPALNAPQQVKVQRSARPLPWETGTSAPILPPYHYNTYHPDQSGARSHNRHTNNPSLGHTFSPGSMSAYSLSSLNMTIPRNAYPTSPRGTLMRKKHKKKDFKSSLSLASSTVGLAGQVVHTETTEVTLLGDGVVGFGLQLQGGVFATETLSSPPLIAYIDPDSPAERCGILQIGDRILSINGVPTEDSTLEETNQLLRDSSITAQLILEMEFDVAESVIPSSGTFHVKLPKKPGVELGITISSPSNRKAGDPLIISDIKKGSVAHRTGTLELGDKLLAIDNIRVETCSMEEAAQILQQCEELVKLKIRKDEDNSDEQEVSGSIIYTVELQRYGGPLGITISGTEEPFDPIVISSLTKGGLAERTGAIHVGDRILAINSSSLKGKPLSEAISLLQQAGETVTLKIKKHGELSSPKSRAIGEGGEEPLVVAAPPSGQGMFGTLPSVDSAVESWDGSNMDASFTSPVPSFQSSPFTFHEWRDAKTSNNQSPASSRQRTDPPSDLSGLHDDWEHAALGGFTVGHDGTEPDQEENFWSQALEDLETCGHSGILRELEVRAHMNNMPDGAGLCEICRPMKSFLEFSENKVEKKRTGCFPGAGKGEAAPHWGNHHVRLHPQSEPRAGALSNLVGPPGQLPGTQQHPPPGDPALQHLALRPPAPSLRHEEDETGSQRHPQPDTGRTSQANSGKVFRLGRLRLQRVGRRCGSRRLRQQHSRRRPGGARRPASVRPPPADQPRAHSGLRLLPGSSAHRRVVEPLGSGHQPKPRLLRQPADQSHGRHRRQPRPSANRQPEGSVRGLQRGRRANQVEETRGRSGGRASHQHFRIGPPWCYTQPLNFDLLRQPESTPTLPGLHPDLDSDPTRVPLEPLISFLI from the exons ATGCACGCTGGTGGAGTTGATGAAGAAGGAGGGCACCACGCTGGGGCTGACCGTGTCGGGCGGGATCGACAAGGACGGGAAGCCGCGGGTGTCCAACCTGAGGCAAGGAGGAATCGCCGCCAG GAGCGACCAGCTGAACGTCGGCGACTACATCCGCTCGGTGAACGGCATCAACTTGGCCAAGTTCCGTCACGACGAGATCATCAGTCTGCTGAAGAACGTGGGCGAGCGGGTGCTGCTGGAG CCGTGCAGGGTTCGGGCGTCACGTTCAAGACGGTGGAGGTGACGCTCCACAAGGAAGGGAACAGCTTCGGATTCGTCATCAGAG GCGGAGCCAGCGAAGACAGGAACAAGTGTCGGCCCGTCGTCATAGCAACCGTACGCTCAGGAGGGCCAGCTGACAG ggAGGGCAGCATCAAACCTGGCGACCGTCTGCTGAGCATCGACGGCATCCGTCTCCACGGCAACACGCTGGCGGAGGCCATGAGCGTCCTGAAGCAGAGCGGCCAGGAAGCGACCGTGCTGCTGGAGTACGACGTCTCCGTCATGG ACTCCGTGTCCTCGGCTTCGGGTCCTCTGCTGGTGGAGGTCGCCAAGGCGACGGGCTCCAGCCTGGGCGTGGCTCTGTCTTCGTCCATGTTCTGCAGCAAGCAGGTCATCGTCATTGACAAAGTTAAACCGGCCAGCATAGCCGACAG gtGCGGCGCTCTCTACGCAGGAGATCACATCCTGTCCGTGGACGGCAAATCTATGGAGTTCTGCTCTCTGGCCGAAGCCACGCAGCTGCTGTCCGCCTCCTGCCACAACGTCCGCATGGAGATCCTGCCCCAGCACCAGGCCCGACCGGCCCTGAACGCACCGCAGCAAG tCAAGGTGCAGCGTTCTGCCCGCCCCCTCCCCTGGGAGACGGGAACCTCCGCCCCCATCCTCCCCCCTTACCACTACAACACGTACCACCCTGACCAATCGGGCGCCAGGTCGCACAACCGCCATACAAACAACCCGT CGTTGGGCCACACGTTCTCTCCGGGCTCCATGTCGGCGTACAGTCTGTCGTCGCTCAACATGACCATCCCGAGGAACGCGTACCCCACGAGTCCGCGGGGCACGCTCATGAGGAAGAAGCACAAGAAGAAGGACTTCAAGAGCTCCT TGTCCCTGGCGTCCAGCACAGTGGGGCTGGCCGGTCAGGTGGTCCACACGGAGACCACGGAGGTGACGTTGCTAGGCGACGGCGTCGTGGGCTTCGGCCTGCAGCTGCAAGGCGGCGTCTTCGCCACCGAGACGCTCTCGTCGCCGCCGCTCATCGCTTACATCGACCCCGACAGTCCTGCCGAAAG atgtgGCATCCTGCAGATCGGCGACAGGATCTTGTCCATAAATGGAGTTCCTACAGAAGACTCCACTTTGGAAGAAACCAATCAGCTGCTCAGAGACTCCTCCATTACTGCACAACTCATCTTGGAGATGGAGTTTGACGTGGCTG AATCGGTCATCCCGTCGTCCGGAACGTTCCATGTGAAGCTCCCCAAGAAACCGGGAGTGGAGTTGGGAATCACCATCAGCT CGCCATCGAACAGAAAAGCAGGAGACCCTCTCATCATTTCGGACATCAAGAAGGGCAGCGTTGCTCacag GACGGGGACGCTGGAGCTGGGAGACAAGCTGCTGGCCATCGACAACATCCGCGTGGAGACGTGCTCCATGGAGGAGGCCGCGCAGATCCTGCAGCAGTGCGAGGAGCTCGTCAAGCTCAAAATACGCAAAGACGAGGACAACTCCG ACGAGCAGGAGGTGTCGGGGAGCATCATCTACACGGTGGAGCTGCAACGCTACGGAGGCCCGCTGGGGATCACCATCTCGGGCACCGAGGAGCCTTTCGACCCCATCGTCATCTCCTCGCTCACCAAGGGAGGCCTGGCAGAGAG GACCGGCGCCATCCACGTGGGCGACCGCATCCTGGCCATCAACAGCAGCAGCCTGAAGGGCAAACCCCTGAGCGAGGCCATCAGTCTCCTGCAGCAGGCGGGCGAGACGGTCACGCTCAAGATCAAGAAGCACGGCGAGC TGTCCAGTCCCAAGTCGCGCGCGATCGGCGAGGGAGGGGAGGAGCCCCTCGTCGTGGCGGCGCCCCCTTCGGGGCAGGGGATGTTCGGCACGCTGCCGTCCGTCGACAGCGCGGTCGAGTCCTGGGACGGTTCCAACATGGACGCCAGCTTCACCAGCCCGG TTCCTTCCTTCCAGTCGTCACCGTTCACCTTCCACGAGTGGCGCGACGCCAAGACGAGCAACAACCAATCGCCCGCCTCCTCTCGCCAGAGAACCGATCCGCCGTCAGACCTGTCAGGCCTCCACGACGACTGGGAACACGCCGCGCTCGGCGG GTTCACGGTTGGTCATGACGGGACAGAACCGGACCAGGAGGAGAACTTCTGGTCTCAGGCTCTGGAGGATCTGGAGACGTGCGGACACAGTGGAATCCTCAGAGAACTGGAGGTGCGCGCGCACATGAATAACATGCCAGATGGGGCGGGACTCTGCGAAATCTGTCGACCCATGAAAAGCTTTTTAGAGTTCAGTGAAaacaaagtggagaaaaaaaggacTGGTTGTTTTCCAGGAGCCGGAAAAGGCGAGGCGGCACCTCACTGGG GCAACCATCATGTCCGGCTCCACCCTCAGTCTGAACCACGAGCCGGTGCACTCTCGAACCTCGTTGGGCCGCCAGGCCAGCTTCCAGGAACGCAGCAGCACCCGCCCCCAG GCGACCCCGCGCTCCAACACCTTGCCCTCCGACCCCCAGCGCCGAGCCTTCGCCATGAAGAAGATGAGACAGGAAGTCAACGACATCCTCAACCAGACACCGGTCGAACTTCACAAG CTAACTCTGGAAAAGTCTTCCGACTCGGACGACTTCGGCTTCAGCGTGTCGGACGGCGTTGTGGATCGCGGCGTTTACGTCAACAACATTCGCGGCGGCGGCCCGGCGGAGCGCGGAGGCCTGCGAGCGTACGACCGCCTCCTGCAG ATCAACCACGTGCGCACTCGGGACTTCGACTGCTGCCTGGTAGTTCCGCTCATCGCCGAGTCGTCGAACCGCTTGGATCTGGTCATCAGCCGAAACCCCGCCTCCTCCGCCAACCCGCTGACCAATCACACGGAAGGCACCGTCGGCAGCCACGCCCTTCAGCCAATCGGCAGCCGGAAGGAAGCGTGCGAGGACTCCAGCGAGGACGCCGCGCCAATCAAGTGGAAGAAACCCGGGGACGGTCTGGGGGCCGGGCGAGTCACCAACACTTCCGTATAGGGCCCCCTTGGTGCTACACACAACCTCTGAACTTTGACCTGCTAAGGCAGCCTGAAAGCACACCCACACTTCCTGGTCTTCATCCTGATCTGGATTCGGATCCTACTCGTGTCCCACTGGAACCCCTGATCTCATTCCTGATTTGA